A genomic window from Macaca mulatta isolate MMU2019108-1 chromosome 19, T2T-MMU8v2.0, whole genome shotgun sequence includes:
- the TRIP10 gene encoding cdc42-interacting protein 4 isoform X5: MDWGTELWDQFEVLERHTQWGLDLLDRYVKFVKERTEVEQAYAKQLRSLVKKYLPKRPAKDDPESKFSQQQSFVQILQEVNDFAGQRELVAENLSVRVCLELTKYSQEMKQERKMHFQEGRRAQQQLENGFKQLENSKRKFERDCREAEKAAQTAERLDQDINATKADVEKAKQQAHLRSHMAEESKNEYAAQLQRFNRDQAHFYFSQMPQIFDKLQDMDERRATRLGAGYGLLSEAELEVVPIIAKCLEGMKVAANAVDPKNDSQVLIELHKSGFARPGDVEFEDFSQPMNRAPSDSSLGTPSEGRPELRGPGRIRTKRWPFGKKNKTVVTEDFSHLPPEQQRKRLQQQLEERSRELQKEVDQREALKKMKDVYEKTPQMGDPASLEPQIAETLSNIERLKLDVQKYEAWLAEAESRVLSNRGDSLSRHARPPDPPASAPPDSSSNSGSQDTKESSEEPPSEESQDTPIYTEFDEDFEEEPTSPIGHCVAIYHFEGSSEGTISMAEGEDLSLMEEDKGDGWTRVRRKEGGEGYVPTSYLRVTLN; encoded by the exons ATGGATTGGGGCACTGAGCTGTGG GATCAGTTCGAGGTGCTCGAGCGCCACACGCAGTGGGGGCTGGACCTGTTGGACAGATACGTAAAGTTCGTGAAAGAACGCACCGAAGTGGAACAGGCTTACGCCAAACAACTGCG GAGCCTGGTGAAAAAATATCTGCCCAAGAGACCTGCCAAGGATGATCCCGAGTCCAA ATTCAGCCAGCAGCAGTCCTTCGTACAGATTCTCCAGGAGGTGAATGACTTTGCAGGCCAGCGGGAGTTGGTGGCCGAGAACCTCAGTGTCCGTGTCTGTCTTGAGCTGACCAAGTACTCACAAGAGATGAAACAGGAGAGGAAGATG CACTTCCAAGAAGGGCGGCGGGCCCAGCAGCAGCTGGAAAACGGCTTCAAACAGCTGGAGAAT AGTAAGCGTAAATTTGAGCGGGACTGCCGGGAGGCAGAGAAGGCAGCCCAGACGGCTGAACGGCTAGACCAGGATATCAACGCCACCAAGGCTGACGTGGAGAAG GCCAAGCAGCAAGCCCACCTTCGGAGTCATATGGCCGAAGAAAGCAAAAACGAATATGCAGCTCAACTGCAGCGCTTCAACCGAGACCAAGCCCACTTCTATTTTTCACAGATGCCCCAGATATTTGAT AAGCTCCAAGACATGGATGAACGCAGGGCCACCCGCCTGGGTGCCGGGTATGGGCTCCTGTCGGAGGCCGAGCTGGAGGTGGTGCCCATCATCGCCAAGTGCTTGGAGGGCATGAAGGTGGCTGCAAATGCTGTGGATCCCAAGAAC gaCTCCCAAGTCCTTATAGAGCTGCACAAGTCAGGTTTTGCCCGCCCGGGCGACGTGGAATTCGAGGACTTCAGCCAGCCCATGAACCGTGCACCCTCGGACAGCAGTCTGGGCACCCCCTCGGAAGGACGTCCGGAGCTCCGAGGCCCAGGCCGCATCCGCACCAAGCGCTGGCCCTTTGGCAAGAAGAACAAG ACAGTGGTGACCGAGGATTTTAGCCATTTGCCCCCAGAGCAGCAGCGAAAGCGGCTTCAACAGCAGTTAGAAGAACGCAGTCGTGAACTTCAGAAGGAGGTTGACCAGAG GGAAGCCCTAAAGAAAATGAAGGATGTCTATGAGAAGACACCCCAGATGGGAGACCCTGCCAGCTTGGAGCCCCAGATCGCTGAAACCCTGAGCAACATCGAACGGCTGAAACTGGACGTGCAGAAGTATGAG GCGTGGCTGGCAGAAGCTGAAAGTCGAGTCCTTAGCAACCGGGGAGACAGCCTGAGCCGGCACGCCCGGCCTCCCGACCCCCCTGCTAGCGCCCCACcagacagcagcagcaacagcggATCACAAGACACCAAGGAGAG CTCTGAAGAGCCTCCCTCAGAAGAGAGCCAGGATACCCCCATTTACACGGAGTTTGATGAGGATTTCGAGGAGGAACCCACATCGCCCATAGGTCACTGTGTGGCCATCTACCACTTTGAAG GGTCCAGCGAGGGCACCATCTCTATGGCCGAGGGTGAAGACCTCAGTCTTATGGAAGAAGACAAAGGGGACGGCTGGACCCGGGTCAGGCGGAAAGAGGGAGGCGAGGGCTACGTGCCCACCTCCTACCTGCGAGTCACACTCAATTGA
- the TRIP10 gene encoding cdc42-interacting protein 4 isoform X3, producing the protein MDWGTELWDQFEVLERHTQWGLDLLDRYVKFVKERTEVEQAYAKQLRSLVKKYLPKRPAKDDPESKFSQQQSFVQILQEVNDFAGQRELVAENLSVRVCLELTKYSQEMKQERKMHFQEGRRAQQQLENGFKQLENSKRKFERDCREAEKAAQTAERLDQDINATKADVEKAKQQAHLRSHMAEESKNEYAAQLQRFNRDQAHFYFSQMPQIFDKLQDMDERRATRLGAGYGLLSEAELEVVPIIAKCLEGMKVAANAVDPKNDSQVLIELHKSGFARPGDVEFEDFSQPMNRAPSDSSLGTPSEGRPELRGPGRIRTKRWPFGKKNKPRPPPLSPLGGPVPSALPNGPPSPRSGRDPLAILSEISKSVKPRLASFRSLRGSRGTVVTEDFSHLPPEQQRKRLQQQLEERSRELQKEVDQREALKKMKDVYEKTPQMGDPASLEPQIAETLSNIERLKLDVQKYEAWLAEAESRVLSNRGDSLSRHARPPDPPASAPPDSSSNSGSQDTKESSEEPPSEESQDTPIYTEFDEDFEEEPTSPIGHCVAIYHFEGSSEGTISMAEGEDLSLMEEDKGDGWTRVRRKEGGEGYVPTSYLRVTLN; encoded by the exons ATGGATTGGGGCACTGAGCTGTGG GATCAGTTCGAGGTGCTCGAGCGCCACACGCAGTGGGGGCTGGACCTGTTGGACAGATACGTAAAGTTCGTGAAAGAACGCACCGAAGTGGAACAGGCTTACGCCAAACAACTGCG GAGCCTGGTGAAAAAATATCTGCCCAAGAGACCTGCCAAGGATGATCCCGAGTCCAA ATTCAGCCAGCAGCAGTCCTTCGTACAGATTCTCCAGGAGGTGAATGACTTTGCAGGCCAGCGGGAGTTGGTGGCCGAGAACCTCAGTGTCCGTGTCTGTCTTGAGCTGACCAAGTACTCACAAGAGATGAAACAGGAGAGGAAGATG CACTTCCAAGAAGGGCGGCGGGCCCAGCAGCAGCTGGAAAACGGCTTCAAACAGCTGGAGAAT AGTAAGCGTAAATTTGAGCGGGACTGCCGGGAGGCAGAGAAGGCAGCCCAGACGGCTGAACGGCTAGACCAGGATATCAACGCCACCAAGGCTGACGTGGAGAAG GCCAAGCAGCAAGCCCACCTTCGGAGTCATATGGCCGAAGAAAGCAAAAACGAATATGCAGCTCAACTGCAGCGCTTCAACCGAGACCAAGCCCACTTCTATTTTTCACAGATGCCCCAGATATTTGAT AAGCTCCAAGACATGGATGAACGCAGGGCCACCCGCCTGGGTGCCGGGTATGGGCTCCTGTCGGAGGCCGAGCTGGAGGTGGTGCCCATCATCGCCAAGTGCTTGGAGGGCATGAAGGTGGCTGCAAATGCTGTGGATCCCAAGAAC gaCTCCCAAGTCCTTATAGAGCTGCACAAGTCAGGTTTTGCCCGCCCGGGCGACGTGGAATTCGAGGACTTCAGCCAGCCCATGAACCGTGCACCCTCGGACAGCAGTCTGGGCACCCCCTCGGAAGGACGTCCGGAGCTCCGAGGCCCAGGCCGCATCCGCACCAAGCGCTGGCCCTTTGGCAAGAAGAACAAG CCTCGCCCCCCACCCCTCTCCCCCCTGGGGGGTCCCGTACCCTCGGCATTGCCTAACGGACCCCCGTCCCCCCGCTCCGGCCGTGACCCCTTGGCCATACTGAGCGAGATCAGTAAGTCGGTCAAACCGAGGCTAGCATCCTTCCGCAGCCTTCGAGGCAGCCGTGGG ACAGTGGTGACCGAGGATTTTAGCCATTTGCCCCCAGAGCAGCAGCGAAAGCGGCTTCAACAGCAGTTAGAAGAACGCAGTCGTGAACTTCAGAAGGAGGTTGACCAGAG GGAAGCCCTAAAGAAAATGAAGGATGTCTATGAGAAGACACCCCAGATGGGAGACCCTGCCAGCTTGGAGCCCCAGATCGCTGAAACCCTGAGCAACATCGAACGGCTGAAACTGGACGTGCAGAAGTATGAG GCGTGGCTGGCAGAAGCTGAAAGTCGAGTCCTTAGCAACCGGGGAGACAGCCTGAGCCGGCACGCCCGGCCTCCCGACCCCCCTGCTAGCGCCCCACcagacagcagcagcaacagcggATCACAAGACACCAAGGAGAG CTCTGAAGAGCCTCCCTCAGAAGAGAGCCAGGATACCCCCATTTACACGGAGTTTGATGAGGATTTCGAGGAGGAACCCACATCGCCCATAGGTCACTGTGTGGCCATCTACCACTTTGAAG GGTCCAGCGAGGGCACCATCTCTATGGCCGAGGGTGAAGACCTCAGTCTTATGGAAGAAGACAAAGGGGACGGCTGGACCCGGGTCAGGCGGAAAGAGGGAGGCGAGGGCTACGTGCCCACCTCCTACCTGCGAGTCACACTCAATTGA
- the TRIP10 gene encoding cdc42-interacting protein 4 isoform X2, with translation MCSGDQFEVLERHTQWGLDLLDRYVKFVKERTEVEQAYAKQLRSLVKKYLPKRPAKDDPESKFSQQQSFVQILQEVNDFAGQRELVAENLSVRVCLELTKYSQEMKQERKMHFQEGRRAQQQLENGFKQLENSKRKFERDCREAEKAAQTAERLDQDINATKADVEKAKQQAHLRSHMAEESKNEYAAQLQRFNRDQAHFYFSQMPQIFDKLQDMDERRATRLGAGYGLLSEAELEVVPIIAKCLEGMKVAANAVDPKNDSQVLIELHKSGFARPGDVEFEDFSQPMNRAPSDSSLGTPSEGRPELRGPGRIRTKRWPFGKKNKTVVTEDFSHLPPEQQRKRLQQQLEERSRELQKEVDQREALKKMKDVYEKTPQMGDPASLEPQIAETLSNIERLKLDVQKYEAWLAEAESRVLSNRGDSLSRHARPPDPPASAPPDSSSNSGSQDTKESSEEPPSEESQDTPIYTEFDEDFEEEPTSPIGHCVAIYHFEDLGPPPPPSQGPARAPSLWPRVKTSVLWKKTKGTAGPGSGGKREARATCPPPTCESHSIEPCQRREDGGLSVAASGPRGAPGPMHFISDPVASAETCVTCCPLHPQPNSTCHSGRTRCAFCHRSTIDVHTHVLHLFFLPLGSGHFVLYENGKKKKKKEIT, from the exons ATGTGTAGTGGG GATCAGTTCGAGGTGCTCGAGCGCCACACGCAGTGGGGGCTGGACCTGTTGGACAGATACGTAAAGTTCGTGAAAGAACGCACCGAAGTGGAACAGGCTTACGCCAAACAACTGCG GAGCCTGGTGAAAAAATATCTGCCCAAGAGACCTGCCAAGGATGATCCCGAGTCCAA ATTCAGCCAGCAGCAGTCCTTCGTACAGATTCTCCAGGAGGTGAATGACTTTGCAGGCCAGCGGGAGTTGGTGGCCGAGAACCTCAGTGTCCGTGTCTGTCTTGAGCTGACCAAGTACTCACAAGAGATGAAACAGGAGAGGAAGATG CACTTCCAAGAAGGGCGGCGGGCCCAGCAGCAGCTGGAAAACGGCTTCAAACAGCTGGAGAAT AGTAAGCGTAAATTTGAGCGGGACTGCCGGGAGGCAGAGAAGGCAGCCCAGACGGCTGAACGGCTAGACCAGGATATCAACGCCACCAAGGCTGACGTGGAGAAG GCCAAGCAGCAAGCCCACCTTCGGAGTCATATGGCCGAAGAAAGCAAAAACGAATATGCAGCTCAACTGCAGCGCTTCAACCGAGACCAAGCCCACTTCTATTTTTCACAGATGCCCCAGATATTTGAT AAGCTCCAAGACATGGATGAACGCAGGGCCACCCGCCTGGGTGCCGGGTATGGGCTCCTGTCGGAGGCCGAGCTGGAGGTGGTGCCCATCATCGCCAAGTGCTTGGAGGGCATGAAGGTGGCTGCAAATGCTGTGGATCCCAAGAAC gaCTCCCAAGTCCTTATAGAGCTGCACAAGTCAGGTTTTGCCCGCCCGGGCGACGTGGAATTCGAGGACTTCAGCCAGCCCATGAACCGTGCACCCTCGGACAGCAGTCTGGGCACCCCCTCGGAAGGACGTCCGGAGCTCCGAGGCCCAGGCCGCATCCGCACCAAGCGCTGGCCCTTTGGCAAGAAGAACAAG ACAGTGGTGACCGAGGATTTTAGCCATTTGCCCCCAGAGCAGCAGCGAAAGCGGCTTCAACAGCAGTTAGAAGAACGCAGTCGTGAACTTCAGAAGGAGGTTGACCAGAG GGAAGCCCTAAAGAAAATGAAGGATGTCTATGAGAAGACACCCCAGATGGGAGACCCTGCCAGCTTGGAGCCCCAGATCGCTGAAACCCTGAGCAACATCGAACGGCTGAAACTGGACGTGCAGAAGTATGAG GCGTGGCTGGCAGAAGCTGAAAGTCGAGTCCTTAGCAACCGGGGAGACAGCCTGAGCCGGCACGCCCGGCCTCCCGACCCCCCTGCTAGCGCCCCACcagacagcagcagcaacagcggATCACAAGACACCAAGGAGAG CTCTGAAGAGCCTCCCTCAGAAGAGAGCCAGGATACCCCCATTTACACGGAGTTTGATGAGGATTTCGAGGAGGAACCCACATCGCCCATAGGTCACTGTGTGGCCATCTACCACTTTGAAG ATCTgggcccacccccacccccatcacagGGTCCAGCGAGGGCACCATCTCTATGGCCGAGGGTGAAGACCTCAGTCTTATGGAAGAAGACAAAGGGGACGGCTGGACCCGGGTCAGGCGGAAAGAGGGAGGCGAGGGCTACGTGCCCACCTCCTACCTGCGAGTCACACTCAATTGAACCCTGCCAGAGGCGGGAAGACGGGGGGCTGTCGGTTGCTGCTTCTGGGCCACGGGGGGCCCCAGGACCTATGCACTTTATTTCTGACCCCGTGGCTTCGGCTGAGACCTGTGTAACCTGCTGCCCCCTCCATCCCCAACCCAATTCCACCTGTCACTCCGGACGGACCCGCTGTGCCTTCTGCCATCGTTCCACCATTGATGTACATACTCATGTTTTACATCTTTTCTTCCTGCCGCTCGGCTCCGGCCATTTTGTTTTATacgaaaatgggaaaaaaaaaaaaaaaaaagaaattacataa
- the TRIP10 gene encoding cdc42-interacting protein 4 isoform X4 produces the protein MCSGDQFEVLERHTQWGLDLLDRYVKFVKERTEVEQAYAKQLRSLVKKYLPKRPAKDDPESKFSQQQSFVQILQEVNDFAGQRELVAENLSVRVCLELTKYSQEMKQERKMHFQEGRRAQQQLENGFKQLENSKRKFERDCREAEKAAQTAERLDQDINATKADVEKAKQQAHLRSHMAEESKNEYAAQLQRFNRDQAHFYFSQMPQIFDKLQDMDERRATRLGAGYGLLSEAELEVVPIIAKCLEGMKVAANAVDPKNDSQVLIELHKSGFARPGDVEFEDFSQPMNRAPSDSSLGTPSEGRPELRGPGRIRTKRWPFGKKNKPRPPPLSPLGGPVPSALPNGPPSPRSGRDPLAILSEISKSVKPRLASFRSLRGSRGTVVTEDFSHLPPEQQRKRLQQQLEERSRELQKEVDQREALKKMKDVYEKTPQMGDPASLEPQIAETLSNIERLKLDVQKYEAWLAEAESRVLSNRGDSLSRHARPPDPPASAPPDSSSNSGSQDTKESSEEPPSEESQDTPIYTEFDEDFEEEPTSPIGHCVAIYHFEGSSEGTISMAEGEDLSLMEEDKGDGWTRVRRKEGGEGYVPTSYLRVTLN, from the exons ATGTGTAGTGGG GATCAGTTCGAGGTGCTCGAGCGCCACACGCAGTGGGGGCTGGACCTGTTGGACAGATACGTAAAGTTCGTGAAAGAACGCACCGAAGTGGAACAGGCTTACGCCAAACAACTGCG GAGCCTGGTGAAAAAATATCTGCCCAAGAGACCTGCCAAGGATGATCCCGAGTCCAA ATTCAGCCAGCAGCAGTCCTTCGTACAGATTCTCCAGGAGGTGAATGACTTTGCAGGCCAGCGGGAGTTGGTGGCCGAGAACCTCAGTGTCCGTGTCTGTCTTGAGCTGACCAAGTACTCACAAGAGATGAAACAGGAGAGGAAGATG CACTTCCAAGAAGGGCGGCGGGCCCAGCAGCAGCTGGAAAACGGCTTCAAACAGCTGGAGAAT AGTAAGCGTAAATTTGAGCGGGACTGCCGGGAGGCAGAGAAGGCAGCCCAGACGGCTGAACGGCTAGACCAGGATATCAACGCCACCAAGGCTGACGTGGAGAAG GCCAAGCAGCAAGCCCACCTTCGGAGTCATATGGCCGAAGAAAGCAAAAACGAATATGCAGCTCAACTGCAGCGCTTCAACCGAGACCAAGCCCACTTCTATTTTTCACAGATGCCCCAGATATTTGAT AAGCTCCAAGACATGGATGAACGCAGGGCCACCCGCCTGGGTGCCGGGTATGGGCTCCTGTCGGAGGCCGAGCTGGAGGTGGTGCCCATCATCGCCAAGTGCTTGGAGGGCATGAAGGTGGCTGCAAATGCTGTGGATCCCAAGAAC gaCTCCCAAGTCCTTATAGAGCTGCACAAGTCAGGTTTTGCCCGCCCGGGCGACGTGGAATTCGAGGACTTCAGCCAGCCCATGAACCGTGCACCCTCGGACAGCAGTCTGGGCACCCCCTCGGAAGGACGTCCGGAGCTCCGAGGCCCAGGCCGCATCCGCACCAAGCGCTGGCCCTTTGGCAAGAAGAACAAG CCTCGCCCCCCACCCCTCTCCCCCCTGGGGGGTCCCGTACCCTCGGCATTGCCTAACGGACCCCCGTCCCCCCGCTCCGGCCGTGACCCCTTGGCCATACTGAGCGAGATCAGTAAGTCGGTCAAACCGAGGCTAGCATCCTTCCGCAGCCTTCGAGGCAGCCGTGGG ACAGTGGTGACCGAGGATTTTAGCCATTTGCCCCCAGAGCAGCAGCGAAAGCGGCTTCAACAGCAGTTAGAAGAACGCAGTCGTGAACTTCAGAAGGAGGTTGACCAGAG GGAAGCCCTAAAGAAAATGAAGGATGTCTATGAGAAGACACCCCAGATGGGAGACCCTGCCAGCTTGGAGCCCCAGATCGCTGAAACCCTGAGCAACATCGAACGGCTGAAACTGGACGTGCAGAAGTATGAG GCGTGGCTGGCAGAAGCTGAAAGTCGAGTCCTTAGCAACCGGGGAGACAGCCTGAGCCGGCACGCCCGGCCTCCCGACCCCCCTGCTAGCGCCCCACcagacagcagcagcaacagcggATCACAAGACACCAAGGAGAG CTCTGAAGAGCCTCCCTCAGAAGAGAGCCAGGATACCCCCATTTACACGGAGTTTGATGAGGATTTCGAGGAGGAACCCACATCGCCCATAGGTCACTGTGTGGCCATCTACCACTTTGAAG GGTCCAGCGAGGGCACCATCTCTATGGCCGAGGGTGAAGACCTCAGTCTTATGGAAGAAGACAAAGGGGACGGCTGGACCCGGGTCAGGCGGAAAGAGGGAGGCGAGGGCTACGTGCCCACCTCCTACCTGCGAGTCACACTCAATTGA
- the TRIP10 gene encoding cdc42-interacting protein 4 isoform X1, with translation MDWGTELWDQFEVLERHTQWGLDLLDRYVKFVKERTEVEQAYAKQLRSLVKKYLPKRPAKDDPESKFSQQQSFVQILQEVNDFAGQRELVAENLSVRVCLELTKYSQEMKQERKMHFQEGRRAQQQLENGFKQLENSKRKFERDCREAEKAAQTAERLDQDINATKADVEKAKQQAHLRSHMAEESKNEYAAQLQRFNRDQAHFYFSQMPQIFDKLQDMDERRATRLGAGYGLLSEAELEVVPIIAKCLEGMKVAANAVDPKNDSQVLIELHKSGFARPGDVEFEDFSQPMNRAPSDSSLGTPSEGRPELRGPGRIRTKRWPFGKKNKPRPPPLSPLGGPVPSALPNGPPSPRSGRDPLAILSEISKSVKPRLASFRSLRGSRGTVVTEDFSHLPPEQQRKRLQQQLEERSRELQKEVDQREALKKMKDVYEKTPQMGDPASLEPQIAETLSNIERLKLDVQKYEAWLAEAESRVLSNRGDSLSRHARPPDPPASAPPDSSSNSGSQDTKESSEEPPSEESQDTPIYTEFDEDFEEEPTSPIGHCVAIYHFEDLGPPPPPSQGPARAPSLWPRVKTSVLWKKTKGTAGPGSGGKREARATCPPPTCESHSIEPCQRREDGGLSVAASGPRGAPGPMHFISDPVASAETCVTCCPLHPQPNSTCHSGRTRCAFCHRSTIDVHTHVLHLFFLPLGSGHFVLYENGKKKKKKEIT, from the exons ATGGATTGGGGCACTGAGCTGTGG GATCAGTTCGAGGTGCTCGAGCGCCACACGCAGTGGGGGCTGGACCTGTTGGACAGATACGTAAAGTTCGTGAAAGAACGCACCGAAGTGGAACAGGCTTACGCCAAACAACTGCG GAGCCTGGTGAAAAAATATCTGCCCAAGAGACCTGCCAAGGATGATCCCGAGTCCAA ATTCAGCCAGCAGCAGTCCTTCGTACAGATTCTCCAGGAGGTGAATGACTTTGCAGGCCAGCGGGAGTTGGTGGCCGAGAACCTCAGTGTCCGTGTCTGTCTTGAGCTGACCAAGTACTCACAAGAGATGAAACAGGAGAGGAAGATG CACTTCCAAGAAGGGCGGCGGGCCCAGCAGCAGCTGGAAAACGGCTTCAAACAGCTGGAGAAT AGTAAGCGTAAATTTGAGCGGGACTGCCGGGAGGCAGAGAAGGCAGCCCAGACGGCTGAACGGCTAGACCAGGATATCAACGCCACCAAGGCTGACGTGGAGAAG GCCAAGCAGCAAGCCCACCTTCGGAGTCATATGGCCGAAGAAAGCAAAAACGAATATGCAGCTCAACTGCAGCGCTTCAACCGAGACCAAGCCCACTTCTATTTTTCACAGATGCCCCAGATATTTGAT AAGCTCCAAGACATGGATGAACGCAGGGCCACCCGCCTGGGTGCCGGGTATGGGCTCCTGTCGGAGGCCGAGCTGGAGGTGGTGCCCATCATCGCCAAGTGCTTGGAGGGCATGAAGGTGGCTGCAAATGCTGTGGATCCCAAGAAC gaCTCCCAAGTCCTTATAGAGCTGCACAAGTCAGGTTTTGCCCGCCCGGGCGACGTGGAATTCGAGGACTTCAGCCAGCCCATGAACCGTGCACCCTCGGACAGCAGTCTGGGCACCCCCTCGGAAGGACGTCCGGAGCTCCGAGGCCCAGGCCGCATCCGCACCAAGCGCTGGCCCTTTGGCAAGAAGAACAAG CCTCGCCCCCCACCCCTCTCCCCCCTGGGGGGTCCCGTACCCTCGGCATTGCCTAACGGACCCCCGTCCCCCCGCTCCGGCCGTGACCCCTTGGCCATACTGAGCGAGATCAGTAAGTCGGTCAAACCGAGGCTAGCATCCTTCCGCAGCCTTCGAGGCAGCCGTGGG ACAGTGGTGACCGAGGATTTTAGCCATTTGCCCCCAGAGCAGCAGCGAAAGCGGCTTCAACAGCAGTTAGAAGAACGCAGTCGTGAACTTCAGAAGGAGGTTGACCAGAG GGAAGCCCTAAAGAAAATGAAGGATGTCTATGAGAAGACACCCCAGATGGGAGACCCTGCCAGCTTGGAGCCCCAGATCGCTGAAACCCTGAGCAACATCGAACGGCTGAAACTGGACGTGCAGAAGTATGAG GCGTGGCTGGCAGAAGCTGAAAGTCGAGTCCTTAGCAACCGGGGAGACAGCCTGAGCCGGCACGCCCGGCCTCCCGACCCCCCTGCTAGCGCCCCACcagacagcagcagcaacagcggATCACAAGACACCAAGGAGAG CTCTGAAGAGCCTCCCTCAGAAGAGAGCCAGGATACCCCCATTTACACGGAGTTTGATGAGGATTTCGAGGAGGAACCCACATCGCCCATAGGTCACTGTGTGGCCATCTACCACTTTGAAG ATCTgggcccacccccacccccatcacagGGTCCAGCGAGGGCACCATCTCTATGGCCGAGGGTGAAGACCTCAGTCTTATGGAAGAAGACAAAGGGGACGGCTGGACCCGGGTCAGGCGGAAAGAGGGAGGCGAGGGCTACGTGCCCACCTCCTACCTGCGAGTCACACTCAATTGAACCCTGCCAGAGGCGGGAAGACGGGGGGCTGTCGGTTGCTGCTTCTGGGCCACGGGGGGCCCCAGGACCTATGCACTTTATTTCTGACCCCGTGGCTTCGGCTGAGACCTGTGTAACCTGCTGCCCCCTCCATCCCCAACCCAATTCCACCTGTCACTCCGGACGGACCCGCTGTGCCTTCTGCCATCGTTCCACCATTGATGTACATACTCATGTTTTACATCTTTTCTTCCTGCCGCTCGGCTCCGGCCATTTTGTTTTATacgaaaatgggaaaaaaaaaaaaaaaaaagaaattacataa